One window of the Tachypleus tridentatus isolate NWPU-2018 chromosome 10, ASM421037v1, whole genome shotgun sequence genome contains the following:
- the LOC143230927 gene encoding uncharacterized protein LOC143230927, whose translation MEPVQCDDGLRSELDDVSFDLPYSKSICPLELTQDHVPELAELSTPELSFNLQELINVNNSQVDELSDSVSLLSYIPKGAKPAEFQDSSSCQVDLSELLSADQLTSESQLSSNNLSSLLGMPQQNDLYRVEASLVNSTEDQFFSQQPLNVESNILSNSKHLSIKEQELKTTIPTVVKLKEERVDNTTNCYRNGTFSEKQQLDQDGDTNSSFGLSTEFSTLAEDVEIRRQKSCGISIKSTFKNKGKKNIDKSSEEYRKRRERNNIAVRKSREKAKRRANLTNQRVNELLRENEALWSRIDLLSKELSVLKTLLKNVGLSVDNLDPELRRKLEVDKYL comes from the coding sequence ATGGAGCCTGTACAATGTGATGACGGTTTACGTTCAGAGCTTGATGACGTCTCCTTTGACCTGCCATACAGTAAGTCTATTTGTCCTCTCGAATTAACACAAGACCATGTACCTGAACTGGCTGAACTCAGTACGCCAGAACTGTCCTTTAATTTGCAAGAGTTAATTAATGTGAACAATAGTCAAGTTGACGAATTAAGTGACTCAGTATCTCTACTTTCATATATTCCGAAAGGTGCAAAACCTGCTGAATTTCAAGACAGTTCCAGCTGTCAGGTAGATCTTTCCGAACTCCTCAGCGCTGACCAGTTAACAAGTGAGTCGCAGCTTTCTAGCAACAACTTGTCCAGTTTACTGGGTATGCCTCAACAGAACGATTTATATAGAGTTGAAGCGAGCCTCGTAAATTCCACTGAGGATCAGTTTTTCAGTCAACAACCTCTTAACGTTGAAAGCAATATCCTGTCTAATTCTAAGCATCTTTCTATTAAAGagcaagaattaaaaacaactatCCCGACAGTCGTAAAACTAAAAGAGGAGCGGGTAGACAACACTACTAACTGCTATCGTAACGGCACGTTTTCCGAAAAGCAGCAACTTGATCAAGACGGTGATACTAATAGTAGTTTTGGCTTATCTACCGAATTTAGTACATTAGCAGAAGACGTTGAGATCAGGAGACAGAAGTCATGTGGTATTAGTATAAAATCAACATTCAAGAACAAAGGcaagaaaaatattgataaaagcAGTGAAGAGTACAGAAAACGTAGAGAACGGAATAACATTGCAGTCCGAAAGTCTCGAGAGAAGGCGAAACGCCGGGCAAACTTGACCAACCAGAGAGTAAATGAACTCTTACGAGAAAACGAGGCTTTGTGGAGTCGTATAGATCTTTTATCAAAGGAGTTGAGTGTTCTTAAGACATTGTTGAAAAATGTGGGATTAAGTGTAGATAACTTAGACCCAGAATTAAGACGTAAATTGGaggtagataaatatttataa